Within Flavobacterium pisciphilum, the genomic segment TATTGTACGCAAGAAGCATAACCGAAACCAGCATTCTGAGCTATTAAATTCCAAGTTTTACCACCATCGGTAGTAATTGCCTTATTATCTGAATTTTGCTCTGGAAATTCATAATCACCACCTGCAATAAAGCCATTTTTTGAATCATAAAAATCAGCTGTAAAAATTCCTGTCATCGTTTTTCCTTGTACGATAGGAGTTTCTGCAACTTTCCAAGTTTTTCCTTTATCCTTAGAATAAAAAACCCTTGCTCTTTTTCCACCAGAAACCAACCATGTTTCTTTTCCTTTTATAACAATATTAGTATTACTTGCTGCAAATGCTGCTTCCCCTTTTGCCATCGTAGGCAATCGGTCTGACAACAACTTTACCCATGTATTGCCGCCATCGCGTGTTATTAATATCGAAAAAGTATCCTCAGTAGGATCGCCTACCGCAATTCCTTCAGAATCATTCCAAAATTGCATACTATCATAAAACACTTTATCATTAACTTCTTTATAAACCAATCTCGTTTTTTTAGTTTCTTTTGATACTTGATATAACAAAGCTGGATTTGCTACACTTAATAAAAAAATGTTTTTTGATGTTTGTGCTATACTTCTAAATTCTAACTTTAAAGTATCTCTATAAATATGCTCTACATATTTTTCTTTATCTTTTAAATCATAATATCCAAATCGCGAATTATCAGCCCCAAACCACACTTTATTTTTATCAATCACCAGCGCTCTAATACTAATTTGGTCTTTAAACAACGTATCGATTTCTACCGACTTAAATTCTTTATCGTTTACCTTATAATCCACTGTCTGACAATGCATAACCAAACTAAAAAAACTTAAAAAGAGAGCCAATTTCTTCATGATATTTTTAATTATTTTGTGCTAAAATACAATTATTTACAGAAAATCAAAACGCTAAATAATTTTTATGGCACAGTAATTGGATAATTTAAAACAACAATCATAATACGATACGTCATGAAAACGAAACTACTTTTAATAGGTCTACTAACTTTAGGGTTTGCTACTATGCAAGCTCAAGCTGGAGCTACTGTATATGCTAAAAATTCTGATATTAGTGATAATTTAGATTTAAGAGCTGTAGCTTCAATTTTTGGAGAATCTTCAAATCTTCAGGATTTTGAAAGAAGATTAAACGAGCCAAAATACCAAATATCAAATCTTGATTTAAATGGAGATAATCAAGTCGATTATTTACGTGTAATCGAAAGTGTTGAAAACAGAACTCACGTTGTTATCATACAAGCAGTACTTGATCAAGATGTGTATCAAGATGTAGCAACTATAGACTTAGAAAGAGACTCTTTTAACAAAGTACACATTCAGGTTGTTGGTAACGACTTCCTTTATGGTCAAAACTATATCTATGAGCCTGTTTACACAGTTACTCCTGTAATTTACACTTCGTTTTGGGTAACCAATTACCGTCCGTATTATTCAAGCTGGAGATGGAATTACTACCCAACTTACTATACTGCATGGAGACCTTACCCAATTTATAGATATAGAAGCAATATTAATATCTGTATTAACGTAAACAACCATTACAACTATGTAAACCACAGAAGAAGTAGTGCTGCTGTAG encodes:
- a CDS encoding oxidoreductase, producing the protein MKKLALFLSFFSLVMHCQTVDYKVNDKEFKSVEIDTLFKDQISIRALVIDKNKVWFGADNSRFGYYDLKDKEKYVEHIYRDTLKLEFRSIAQTSKNIFLLSVANPALLYQVSKETKKTRLVYKEVNDKVFYDSMQFWNDSEGIAVGDPTEDTFSILITRDGGNTWVKLLSDRLPTMAKGEAAFAASNTNIVIKGKETWLVSGGKRARVFYSKDKGKTWKVAETPIVQGKTMTGIFTADFYDSKNGFIAGGDYEFPEQNSDNKAITTDGGKTWNLIAQNAGFGYASCVQYVPKSKGKELVVIGALGLHYSADGGNTWKQLSTDSSLFTIRFMNSNTAIAAGHNKMVQIHFKK